From the genome of Microtus pennsylvanicus isolate mMicPen1 chromosome 20, mMicPen1.hap1, whole genome shotgun sequence, one region includes:
- the LOC142838615 gene encoding olfactory receptor 6C1, translating into MRNHTETTEFILLGLSDNPKIQVVIFVFLFITYTLSITGNLTIITLTLVDSQLQTPMYFFLRNFSILEVSFTTVTIPKFLGSIISGDKTISFNNCIAQLFFFILLGVTEFYLLAAMSYDRYVAICKPLHYLTIMSQKVCTMLVFVCWLVSFLIIFPALMLVIQLDYCGSNIIDHYTCDYFPLLQLSCSDTKFLEKMGFFCAVFTLMFTLTLIFLSYTYIIRAIVKIPSASQRTKAFSTCSSHMIVISISYGSCIFMYIKPSASDRASLTKGVAVLNTSVAPMLNPFIYSLRNQQVKQAFMNMAKKMVFFTST; encoded by the coding sequence ATGAGAAACCATACAGAAACTACAGAGTTTATTCTTCTGGGGTTATCAGATAACCCTAAGATCCAGGTTGTGATCTTCGTCTTTCTCTTCATCACCTACACACTCAGCATCACAGGGAACTTGACCATCATCACGCTCACCCTGGTGGATTCCCAGCTCCAGACacccatgtatttcttcctcagGAATTTCTCTATATTGGAAGTGTCCTTCACAACCGTCACTATACCCAAGTTCTTGGGCAGCATAATCTCAGGGGATAAAACCATTTCCTTCAACAACTGCATAgctcagttattttttttcatcCTCTTGGGAGTCACCGAATTTTACCTTCTGGCTGCCATGTCCTATGATCGTTATGTTGCCATCTGCAAGCCCCTGCATTACCTGACCATCATGAGTCAGAAAGTCTGCACAATGCTTGTCTTTGTCTGCTGGCTGGTCTCTTTCCTAATCATCTTTCCCGCACTCATGTTGGTCATACAACTTGATTACTGTGGGTCCAATATCATTGATCACTATACCTGTGATTATTTCCCTCTGCTGCAACTTTCCTGTTCAGATACAAAATTCCTGGAGAAGATGGGGTTTTTTTGTGCTGTCTTTACCCTAATGTTCACTTTGACATTAATATTTCTGTCCTACACATATATCATCAGAGCCATTGTGAAGATTCCTTCTGCTAGCCAGAGGACCAAGGCCTTTTCCACATGCTCTTCCCACATGATTGTCATCTCCATCTCTTATGGAAGCTGCATTTTTATGTACATTAAGCCTTCGGCATCAGACAGAGCATCTTTGACCAAGGGAGTTGCTGTGTTAAATACCTCAGTAGCTCCCATGCTAAACCCCTTCATTTACAGCCTGAGGAATCAGCAAGTCAAGCAAGCCTTTATGAACATGGCAAAGAAGATGGTGTTTTTCACAAGTACATGA